In one Desulfoferula mesophila genomic region, the following are encoded:
- a CDS encoding molybdopterin-containing oxidoreductase family protein, whose amino-acid sequence MDSWRPSVCPFDCPDTCGLLVRVKEGRATAVKGDPEHPFTQGFICQKMAQYPARVHHPQRITKPLLRVGPKGEGRFKEIGWDQALALAAAKLEETAAKHGPAAILPYSYAGHMGHLHRNAGHAFFHRLGASKLGRTICSSTASAGFAYSLGTGPGTDLSHSRLSDLIIVWGCNVLTTNLHAWPWFQEARRGGARLVVIDPYANQTALKADTHLKLRPGSDAALALGLMQVLINEELLDHEFIAAHTLGFADLQARAAEYPPERAAELTGVSAAEIVELGRAYGRARAPYIRTGCGPARQLAGGMAMRTIALLPALVGAFERPGGGILRSVGAGACLDLSRLTAEELSPAGTPTVNMVQLGAALAPEAPRPLHLLWVYLSNPAVVAPDSSAVLKGLAREDLFLVCQEMFMTETARWADLILPGAGSLEITELYTSYGHRYVQMAKPVIAPVGQCRSLWSVFQEMAGRMGFDEEVFTADEEQHISWMLDSGSPCLEGITLQSLSAGRPLLANIPANPYERGFLTPSGKVEFYCEALAAQGLDPLPDGAPSREDDHGGVYPLQLITPPRKQFLNSTFNELEAQRERAGEAEIYLHPDDAAARGIVDGGLVRVFNGRGECLLRAKVSEAVLPGVTVAEGLYWGAHTPGGTGINHLTSQALADLGGSSAFHCNQVEVAPAP is encoded by the coding sequence ATGGATTCTTGGCGACCCAGCGTTTGCCCCTTTGACTGCCCCGACACCTGCGGCCTTTTGGTGCGGGTAAAGGAGGGGCGGGCCACGGCGGTGAAGGGCGATCCGGAGCACCCCTTCACCCAGGGCTTTATCTGCCAGAAGATGGCCCAGTACCCCGCCCGGGTGCATCACCCCCAGCGGATCACCAAGCCCCTGCTGCGGGTGGGCCCCAAGGGCGAGGGGCGGTTCAAGGAGATAGGATGGGATCAGGCCCTGGCCCTGGCCGCGGCCAAGCTGGAGGAGACGGCGGCCAAACACGGCCCCGCCGCCATCCTGCCCTATTCCTATGCCGGGCACATGGGCCATTTGCACCGCAACGCGGGCCACGCCTTTTTTCACCGCCTGGGGGCCAGCAAGCTGGGGCGCACCATCTGCAGCAGCACCGCCTCGGCGGGCTTTGCCTACAGCCTGGGCACCGGACCGGGCACCGACCTTAGCCACAGCCGTTTGTCCGACCTGATCATCGTGTGGGGCTGCAACGTGTTGACCACCAACCTGCACGCCTGGCCCTGGTTCCAGGAGGCCCGGCGGGGCGGGGCCCGCCTGGTGGTCATCGATCCCTACGCCAACCAGACCGCGTTGAAGGCCGACACCCACCTCAAGCTGCGGCCGGGCAGCGATGCGGCCCTGGCCCTGGGCCTGATGCAGGTGCTCATCAACGAGGAGTTGCTGGATCACGAGTTCATCGCGGCCCACACCCTGGGCTTTGCCGACCTGCAGGCCCGGGCCGCCGAGTATCCGCCGGAGCGGGCGGCGGAGCTGACCGGGGTGAGCGCCGCAGAGATCGTGGAACTGGGCCGGGCCTATGGCCGGGCCCGGGCACCCTACATCCGCACCGGTTGCGGCCCCGCCCGCCAGTTGGCGGGGGGCATGGCCATGCGCACCATCGCCCTGCTGCCCGCCCTGGTGGGGGCCTTCGAGCGCCCCGGCGGAGGCATCCTGCGTAGCGTGGGGGCGGGGGCCTGCCTGGACCTGTCGCGCCTCACGGCGGAAGAGCTTTCCCCGGCCGGCACCCCCACGGTTAACATGGTCCAGCTGGGCGCGGCCCTGGCCCCGGAGGCCCCCCGGCCCCTGCACCTGCTGTGGGTGTATCTGTCCAATCCGGCGGTGGTGGCCCCGGACAGCTCGGCGGTGCTCAAGGGCCTGGCCCGGGAAGACCTGTTCCTGGTGTGCCAGGAGATGTTCATGACCGAGACCGCCCGCTGGGCCGACCTCATCCTGCCCGGCGCCGGCTCCCTGGAGATCACCGAGCTCTACACCTCCTACGGCCACCGCTACGTGCAGATGGCCAAGCCGGTCATCGCGCCGGTGGGCCAGTGCCGCTCCCTGTGGTCGGTGTTCCAGGAGATGGCCGGGCGCATGGGCTTTGACGAAGAGGTGTTCACGGCCGACGAGGAGCAGCACATCTCCTGGATGCTTGATAGCGGCTCCCCTTGTTTGGAGGGCATAACCCTGCAGAGCCTGTCCGCCGGCCGCCCCCTGCTGGCCAACATCCCGGCCAACCCCTACGAGCGGGGCTTTCTCACCCCCTCGGGCAAGGTGGAGTTCTACTGCGAGGCCCTGGCCGCCCAGGGCCTGGACCCCCTGCCCGACGGCGCGCCCAGCCGCGAGGACGACCACGGCGGGGTCTATCCCCTGCAACTCATCACTCCGCCGCGCAAGCAATTTTTGAACTCCACCTTCAACGAGCTGGAGGCCCAGCGGGAGCGGGCCGGGGAGGCCGAGATTTACCTGCATCCGGACGACGCGGCGGCCCGGGGCATCGTTGACGGCGGATTGGTGAGGGTGTTCAACGGCCGGGGCGAGTGCCTGCTCAGGGCCAAGGTGTCAGAGGCGGTGCTGCCCGGCGTAACCGTGGCCGAGGGTCTGTATTGGGGAGCCCATACCCCCGGCGGCACGGGCATCAACCATCTCACCTCCCAGGCCCTGGCCGACCTGGGCGGCTCCAGCGCCTTTCACTGCAACCAGGTGGAGGTGGCTCCGGCCCCCTGA
- a CDS encoding SDR family NAD(P)-dependent oxidoreductase has product MLQIKDAVAVITGGASGIGLSLAQYWASQGGKVVLADLFPEALEQAAAQVEGPVHTVACDVTKEEDNARLAAEAIEAFGAINLVAPFAGIIKDGLFLSPDRESGKVARKMPLEQFESVIKVNLTGVFLTARECGEQMVNHGCRGLICFISSTGSLGTAGQINYASTKAAMSVMPKVLTGEFMRRGLSERIRCVAVAPGYVGTAMVKGMNQKALEKIVDEVPIGRLIEPEEVASLVGELYRNEALSGEVYFIHGGLRLGSRG; this is encoded by the coding sequence ATGTTACAGATAAAGGACGCGGTGGCGGTCATAACCGGCGGGGCCAGCGGCATCGGCCTGTCCCTGGCCCAGTATTGGGCCTCCCAGGGCGGCAAGGTGGTGCTGGCCGACCTGTTCCCCGAGGCGCTGGAGCAGGCGGCGGCCCAGGTTGAGGGGCCGGTGCACACCGTGGCCTGCGACGTGACCAAGGAGGAGGACAACGCCCGTCTGGCCGCCGAGGCCATCGAGGCCTTCGGGGCCATCAACCTGGTGGCCCCCTTCGCGGGCATCATCAAGGACGGCCTGTTCCTGTCCCCGGACCGCGAGAGCGGCAAGGTTGCCCGCAAGATGCCCTTGGAGCAGTTCGAGAGCGTGATCAAGGTGAACCTCACCGGGGTGTTCCTCACCGCCCGCGAGTGCGGCGAGCAGATGGTCAACCACGGCTGCCGGGGCTTGATCTGCTTCATCTCCTCCACCGGTTCCCTGGGCACCGCCGGGCAGATCAACTACGCCTCCACCAAGGCGGCCATGTCGGTGATGCCCAAGGTGCTCACCGGCGAGTTCATGCGCCGGGGTCTGTCGGAGCGCATCCGTTGCGTGGCCGTGGCCCCGGGCTACGTGGGCACGGCCATGGTCAAGGGCATGAACCAAAAGGCCTTGGAGAAGATCGTGGACGAGGTGCCCATAGGGCGGCTCATCGAGCCCGAGGAGGTGGCCTCCCTGGTGGGCGAGCTGTATCGCAACGAGGCCCTCAGCGGCGAAGTGTACTTCATCCACGGCGGTCTGCGCCTGGGCTCCCGGGGCTAG